The following proteins are co-located in the Cryptosporidium parvum Iowa II chromosome 6, whole genome shotgun sequence genome:
- a CDS encoding cullin domain containing protein codes for MIIENLLADGLCESTTPDNLSELSEQVLEAWAMVSISAKNFVSDINKVLDEYLYNSKVYEKVETYQDNIFNGFQSVPKSPESKLQLERLVSTLETPEITEALECIYRNGLSIQILESFLGYSLDYIISKEITFFWTTLLLLGETDTSDSRMTSNDTNSVDGSFVENKDYSKDGKTLIPMDRDILSFHSCLIFGLVRLLWNIVFILYGATSLVNIPNMERSSFVYDCLSQKDQVFPNNLGECPLRRVIYGFMTKIRLLLIESIPSDFDLVLERYIFGILTFLSEKILNNDEFSIKNDISPIIMREYLLKVLINDSCGNTKKRMEICKSRLENLQHIYEHKASRVLSLNGSFPSNLDFETLEVLLSLIGCSNPNEKCIDQLNSSFSDNRYIGEEIVRHRNTGDQDNWDNKKIQEILRVIAQGPIIEDLYKNNGENSLEELSRIHTTLLDELIWLVFCSIEQEKEYVPNKSSQITLMTRIGDLPVLMKLVGFEHLWKKRVVYLLKMQSVNAVLFLEGRKTEESNLRIYSKYVHEFMGPILMGLLDGGFGYIKSQDFELVDQENDKSESSGMANFQVNNNISMIGKECEPMNGDLAFQMIFEEFYMEYNWSLKRRVIDLIMEFPRSKSSILDLYITMNYFPSSNILRDVWFSEISREILNYVNGKLLHLHVDTSIIVGFYVKSIIFLLMLDFPNDRMDKTLISFSDALRQRGDTTLCIVSWMPLMLENCSPALSDSEIIMPISCSDEGVYPQFSISNPNYRNECRGLFEKSFDQIQEYSHCFHIPQIKLVLSWISRIYGSNLTLLYDYIYNLASRVIGSGQELGFESNSVDGTEKCSLIDENTWEIDERRFQKDESVYEMIKLTIGGRSGENLLKGGSGSSKFGSKDEQQLLTNCSIILQDINSSILDNKEYSKSREGSLLNAESKPTVTGFTISRNYWSEGVINMEIRDDTFPLAPVLEDEIKEYRQFFEREHPGRTFNCFCGYGIGLVDLTAIDGTVKSNIALNFLQISIYDYISSKHPENDLDYPEGESSKDGFLDSDKLLSSNSILNWFTISPKATDRSSDRISKPLTDKEEVKVTFMDILNHFRLDEQTIRWSIENMLSRGIIQIVTKEEGLECFDIPQTFSNIKLTREAGGEDEKEQGREMSVAQKDESFSLIKTTEEGYGSNINDMTVMLDFNNMLNNRNSNASLIGLNRQSSSLKKNFTLSSVMETPKRTPHENLGETSSERASRREEEGTAFDSRYLSTRRSEIENQDNMQEGEYDEGEEEDEDLNLNFPTGIITTTISFKPKDLAQDTRHQGPTASRDGPSYSKKGENNPGSSAGGGSLPPMIAFSETYLEKYCYFTTPSVLDQQDNGLDSSSPSNSRSNKDREHANYDIIKECELLIRATLQLNGAMAPAVLFARVRAAIASQGEDKFSQKDSDDHQGSKASTNTDTQYTLTWPQHVQAINNMVDRGEVYNKGGRLFLEK; via the coding sequence TGTATATATAGAAATGGTCTTTCAATACAAATCTTAGAAAGCTTTTTAGGTTATTCTCTGGATTACATAATCTCAAAAGAGATCACATTTTTTTGGACTACTTTGCTTTTACTTGGTGAAACAGATACAAGTGACTCAAGAATGACAAGTAATGATACAAATTCTGTAGATGGGAGttttgttgaaaataaagattatTCTAAGGATGGTAAGACTCTTATTCCAATGGATAGAGatattttatcttttcATAGTTGTTTGATTTTTGGATTGGTAAGATTACTTTGGAATATTGTTTTCATTCTATATGGAGCAACTTCTTTGGttaatattccaaatatgGAGAGGAGTAGCTTTGTATATGATTGCCTTTCTCAAAAAGATCAAGTATTTCCTAATAATCTTGGTGAATGCCCACTTCGTAGAGTGATTTATGGTTTTATGACAAAGATTcgtttattattaatagaaagtATTCCTTCAGACTTTGACTTAGTATTGGAAAGatatatatttggaatACTCACTTTTCTTTCTGAGAAGATacttaataatgatgaattttcgataaaaaatgatataaGTCCTATAATAATGAGAGAATATTTGttaaaagttttaattaatgattctTGTGggaatacaaaaaaaagaatggAGATTTGTAAGTCAAGATTAGAGAATCTTCAGCATATATATGAACACAAAGCATCCAGAGTATTGAGTTTGAATGGTTCATTTCCATCGAATTTGGATTTTGAGACTTTAGAGGTATTATTAAGTTTGATTGGTTGCTCAAATCCTAATGAGAAATGCATAGATCAGTTGAATTCAAGTTTTAGTGATAATAGATATATTGGAGAGGAAATTGTAAGACATAGAAATACTGGAGATCAAGATAATTGGGATAACAAGAAGATTCAGGAAATTCTTAGAGTAATTGCTCAAGGCCCAATTATAGAGgatttatataaaaataatggaGAGAATTCACTTGAAGAACTTTCAAGAATACATACAACATTATTGGACGAGCTGATTTGGTTAGTTTTTTGCTCTATAGAGCAAGAGAAAGAATATGTGCCTAATAAGAGTAGTCAAATAACTTTGATGACTAGAATTGGAGATCTTCCagttttaatgaaattggTGGGATTTGAACATTTGTGGAAAAAAAGAGTGGTTTACTTGTTAAAAATGCAATCAGTAAATGCTGTGTTATTTTTAGAAGGAAGAAAGACAGAGGAAAGTAATTTGAGAATATACTCGAAATATGTTCATGAATTTATGGGCCCAATATTAATGGGTTTATTAGATGGAGGGTTTGGATATATTAAATCTCAGGATTTTGAACTTGTAGATCAAGAGAATGACAAGAGTGAAAGTTCTGGAATGGCTAATTTTcaagtaaataataacattagTATGATTGGGAAAGAATGTGAGCCAATGAATGGTGATTTGGCATTTCAGATGATATTTGAGGAGTTTTATATGGAATACAATTGGAGTCTTAAAAGAAGAGTTATAGACCTAATTATGGAATTTCCAAGGAGTAAAAGTTCGATTCTAGACCTTTATATTACAATGAATTACTTTCCAAGCAGCAATATATTAAGAGATGTTTGGTTTTCGGAGATTTCAAGAGAGATCTTAAATTATGTGAATGGAAAATTACTTCATTTACATGTTGATACCTCTATAATTGTAGGATTTTATGTCAAATCGATAATATTTCTGCTCATGTTGGATTTCCCAAATGACAGGATGGATAAAACTTTGATCAGTTTTAGTGATGCTTTGAGGCAGAGAGGAGATACAACACTTTGTATAGTTAGTTGGATGCCATTAATGCTTGAGAATTGTTCTCCAGCATTGAGTGATTCTGAGATTATAATGCCAATAAGTTGTTCAGATGAGGGCGTATATCCTCAGTTTTCAATTTCCAACCCAAACTATAGAAATGAGTGTAGAGGTTTGTTTGAAAAGTCATTTGATCAGATTCAAGAATACTCTCATTGTTTTCATATTCCCCAGATCAAGTTGGTTTTGAGTTGGATTTCTCGAATTTATGGAAGTAACTTAACTCTTCTATATGATTATATCTATAATTTGGCTTCAAGAGTGATAGGAAGTGGACAAGAATTGGgttttgaatcaaattctGTGGATGGTACAGAAAAATGTAGTCttattgatgaaaatactTGGGAAATTGATGAGAGACGCTTCCAGAAGGATGAATCAGTTTATGAAATGATAAAGCTGACAATTGGTGGAAGGAGTGGTGAAAATTTGCTAAAAGGAGGTTCAGGAAGCTCCAAATTTGGGAGCAAAGATGAGCAACAATTATTGACCAACTGTAGTATAATTCTACAGGATATAAACAGCTCAATATTAGATAATAAGGAATATAGTAAATCTAGAGAAGGATCTTTGCTTAATGCAGAATCCAAGCCAACTGTGACAGGATTTACAATTTCAAGGAATTACTGGTCAGAAGGTGTAATTAATATGGAGATAAGAGATGACACCTTTCCTTTAGCTCCAGTATTGGAAGATGAGATTAAAGAGTACAGGCAATTCTTTGAAAGAGAACATCCAGGAAGAACTTTCAATTGTTTTTGTGGATATGGAATTGGTTTAGTTGACTTAACAGCAATTGATGGGACAGTGAAAAGCAACATAGCTTTGAATTTCCTACAAATAAGTATTTACGACTATATATCAAGCAAACATCCAGAAAATGATTTGGATTATCCAGAAGGTGAATCATCAAAAGACGGATTCCTGGATTCTGATAAACTTTTAAGttcaaattctattttGAATTGGTTTACAATCAGCCCTAAGGCTACAGATAGATCTTCTGATCGTATTAGCAAACCATTAACAGACAAGGAGGAAGTTAAGGTCACATTTATGGATattttgaatcattttAGATTGGATGAACAGACTATTCGTTGGagtattgaaaatatgTTATCAAGGGGGATTATTCAAATAGTTACCAAAGAGGAAGGACTTGAGTGCTTTGATATTCCACAAACCTTTAGCAACATAAAGCTTACAAGGGAGGCAGGCGGAGAAGATGAAAAAGAGCAAGGACGAGAAATGTCTGTAGCTCAGAAAGATGAAAGTTTCAGCTTAATAAAGACAACAGAAGAAGGATATGgttctaatattaatgatatgACGGTTATGTTGgactttaataatatgcTTAATAATAGGAACAGTAATGCCTCATTGATTGGATTAAATCGTCAAAGCAGTTctcttaaaaaaaacttcaCTCTTTCAAGCGTAATGGAGACTCCAAAGAGGACTCCTCATGAAAATCTAGGAGAAACATCCAGTGAGAGAGCAAGTAGGAGGGAAGAAGAGGGAACAGCCTTCGATAGTCGATATTTGTCAACTAGACGTAGTGAAATTGAGAATCAGGATAATATGCAAGAGGGCGAATATGACGAGGGTGAAGAAGAAGACGAggatttaaatttgaactTCCCAACAGGAATAATCACTACAACCATTTCCTTCAAACCTAAAGATTTAGCACAAGATACTAGGCACCAAGGTCCAACTGCAAGCCGCGATGGGCCTTCCTACTCAAAAAAAGGAGAAAACAATCCTGGGAGTTCTGCTGGAGGAGGAAGCCTTCCTCCAATGATTGCTTTTTCGGAGACATATTTGGAGAAGTACTGTTACTTTACAACGCCTTCTGTACTAGACCAGCAAGATAATGGATTAGACTCCTCTTCACCTAGCAATTCCAGATCTAACAAAGACAGAGAACACGCTAACtatgatattattaaagaatgcGAGCTGCTCATTAGAGCTACACTCCAATTAAACGGTGCAATGGCTCCAGCTGTGCTATTTGCAAGAGTTAGAGCAGCAATTGCAAGTCAGGGTGAGGACAAGTTCTCCCAAAAAGACTCTGACGATCATCAGGGCTCTAAAGCATCTACAAATACTGACACACAATATACTTTGACATGGCCGCAGCATGTACAAGCTATAAATAACATGGTTGACCGAGGAGAAGTATACAACAAAGGTGGAAGATTGTTCTTAGAAAAGTAA
- a CDS encoding Bax inhibitor-1 (BI-1). integral membrane protien with 6 or more transmembrane domains (transcripts identified by EST), with product MESFFATNSRKSQFSGNFFNSSDLTSIQQTHLLKMYSSIIAGSFMTVFGVTAFINGMLRINSFVGLLAGIGVTFYLTASSSNKSSISIKRLAAYLLLCFVIGNGLGPLILFSNFVNPVIIPTALATTCIIFISLSFGVLFTKKRLSLYTTSFIFTTIAYLGLVSFFNIFTRSKFVDSLLSYAFVMVYSFYIYYDTQKTLEAIAYGERDFLLHSIQLYLDAVNLFTKIVVILIRKQQEEEEKRRKKE from the coding sequence atggaatcATTCTTTGCAACTAATTCAAGAAAGTCCCAGTTCAGTGGAAACTTCTTTAATTCATCAGATCTGACTTCAATTCAGCAAACCCACTTGTTAAAAATGTACTCCTCTATTATTGCTGGTTCATTTATGACAGTATTTGGGGTGACTGCATTTATTAATGGAATGTTAAGAATCAACTCATTTGTTGGTCTTTTGGCTGGAATTGGTGTCACATTCTATTTGACAGCATCATCATCTAATAAGAGCTCTATTTCCATTAAACGTTTAGCAGCCTATTTGTTACTATGCTTTGTAATTGGTAATGGACTTGGACCTTTGATTCTATTTAGTAACTTTGTTAATCCTGTTATCATTCCCACAGCTCTTGCAACCACATgtattatctttatttcgCTATCTTTTGGAGTTTTATTCACTAAGAAGAGACTTTCTCTATATACTActtcttttattttcacaACTATTGCATATCTTGGACTTGTatcattctttaatatcttCACAAGATCCAAATTTGTTGATTCACTTTTATCCTATGCTTTTGTTATGGTTTACtcattttatatttactaCGATACCCAAAAGACTCTTGAAGCTATTGCATATGGTGAAAGAGATTTCCTTCTTCACTCTATTCAGCTTTACCTTGATGCTGTCAACCTCTTTACTAAGATTGTAGTCATTCTAATCAGAAAACAACAAGAAGAGGAGGAAAAACGTAGAAAGAAGGAATAG
- a CDS encoding tyrosyl-tRNA synthetase (tyrosyl-tRNA ligase; TyrRS). class-I aaRS, with the protein MSSNSCTETIPKYILKGSEEPLKRSKLTLEERHKLCLSVGEECIQEAELLELLKRKEHPICYDGFEPSGRMHIAQCILKTINVNKLTECGCVFVFYVADWFALLNNKMGGDLEKIKIVGEYFVHIWKAAGMDMTNVRFVWASDFINGEDSNEYWLRVFDISRKFNITRIKRCCQIMGRQENDEQPCASVFYPCMQCADIFQLKADICQLGMDQRKVNMLAREYCDAAGIKHKPVILSHKMLPGLLEGQEKMSKSDTSSAIFVEDTPEAVVKKIKKAFCPPGIIEGNPCIEYINTLVFPKFGHFHVSRKEEYGGDITFTNKEDFHKAYLSGDLHPGDLKKGLSDALNLMLQPIRDHFNTDPRAKELLQLVQSFKVTK; encoded by the coding sequence ATGTCATCTAATAGTTGTACTGAAACTATCCCCAAATACATTTTGAAAGGAAGTGAAGAGCCATTGAAAAGATCAAAGTTAACTTTGGAGGAAAGACATAAGTTATGTTTATCAGTTGGTGAAGAATGTATTCAAGAAGCAGAATTgttggaattattaaagagaaAAGAACATCCAATTTGTTATGATGGATTTGAACCTTCAGGAAGAATGCATATTGCTCAATGTATATTAAAGACTATTAATGTAAATAAGTTAACTGAATGCGGATGCGTTTTTGTATTCTACGTAGCAGATTGGTTTGCTCTGCTCAATAATAAGATGGGTGGTGatcttgaaaaaattaagattGTTGGTGAATATTTCGTTCACATATGGAAGGCTGCAGGAATGGATATGACAAATGTAAGATTTGTTTGGGCATctgattttattaatggGGAAGATTCTAATGAGTATTGGTTAAGagtttttgatatttctagaaagtttaatattactagAATTAAAAGATGTTGCCAAATTATGGGAAGAcaagaaaatgatgaacAACCGTGTGCTTCAGTATTTTATCCATGCATGCAATGTGCTGATATATTCCAACTCAAGGCAGATATTTGCCAGTTAGGTATGGATCAAAGAAAAGTTAACATGCTTGCTAGAGAATACTGTGATGCAGCTGGAATCAAACATAAACCTGTAATCCTTTCCCATAAGATGCTTCCTGGGTTACTTGAAGGACAAGAAAAAATGTCAAAATCTGACACTTCTTCTGCAATATTTGTTGAAGATACTCCTGAAGCTGttgttaaaaaaattaaaaaggCTTTCTGTCCTCCAGGCATTATTGAAGGAAATCCATGcattgaatatattaatactcTAGTATTCCCCAAATTCGGTCATTTCCATGTTTCTAGAAAAGAAGAGTATGGTGGTGATATCACCTTTACCAATAAAGAAGATTTCCATAAGGCTTATCTTAGTGGCGATCTTCACCCTGGTGATTTGAAAAAAGGTCTTTCTGACGCTTTGAACCTTATGCTACAACCAATTCGTGACCATTTTAATACTGACCCTAGGGCCAAAGAGCTTTTACAGCTTGTTCAGTCATTCAAAGTCACCAAGTAA
- a CDS encoding ferredoxin-like protein Fd1 — protein MVNNLIWRISRPISSRVFSAIPYFSKRTLFLSFKRFFHSDPELWTKDVHPKIELSFILRDGEKKVFNAPKNISLLEAAQHEELDIEGACEASLACSTCHVILDKEIYDELEPPSEREEDMLDMAPQVCETSRLACQIKVDERLTKGNIHLPNMTRNFYVDGFKPSPH, from the exons ATggtaaataatttgatttggAGGATCAGCAGGCCAATCTCCTCGAGAGTTTTCTCTGCCATACCATATTTTAGTAAGAGAACGCTTTTTCTGTCTTTTAAACGCTTCTTTCACTCAGATCCAGAACTATGGACCAAAGATGTTCATCCGAAGAT AGAACTTTCGTTTATATTGAGAGATGGTGAGAAGAAAGTTTTTAAT GCTCCaaagaatatttctttACTAGAAGCTGCTCAGCATGAAGAACTAGACATAGAAGGAGCATGCGAAGCATCTTTAGCATGTAGCACATGTCATGTCATTTTGGACAAA GAAATTTATGATGAACTAGAACCGCCATCAGAGAGAGAAGAGGATATGCTGGATATGGCACCGCAAGTTTGCGAAACTTCAAGATTAGCATGTCAAATCAAAGTCGACGAAAGACTGACAAAGGGTAACATTCATCTTC